In the Bacillus shivajii genome, one interval contains:
- the dacB gene encoding D-alanyl-D-alanine carboxypeptidase/D-alanyl-D-alanine endopeptidase: MFSIFAAFILSSNNVYANDSEQYLQDELNQLIQEEPHLNGGLTGISIRSASTGETLYEHNGDVRMRPASNMKLFTAAAALSVLGEDYQFKTEIRTDGKREENVLKGNLYLKGFGDPTLLIEDLNQMAKDIVNSGIKIIEGDMIGDDSRYDDVRLSPDLIWSDEYAYYGSQISALTLSPNKDFASGTISVEVSPGGKVGDPVNIQLSNKTSDINIINEAVTTSPDGETGLTIDRKHGSNTIIVKGFLPIEAKLEKELIAVWEPTQFVLDLFKQELEKQGINVLRTAKVGVTPKDTITLTSHRSIPLSELLIPFMKLSNNGHAEVLVKEMGKIEKGEGSWEKGLEVLNEQLSKLDVNSDTLVIRDGSGISHVNLIPANEISKLLYHIQKEKWFPVFLKSLPVTGNSDRMIGGTLRRRMESLNVKAKTGTLSTVSSLSGYVETPKGNTLIFSILLNHLLDEDKGKEIEDKIVEIIANQ; encoded by the coding sequence ATGTTTTCAATTTTTGCGGCGTTTATACTTTCTTCTAACAACGTATATGCAAATGATTCCGAACAATATCTTCAAGATGAGCTGAATCAGCTCATACAGGAGGAACCTCATTTAAATGGAGGCCTTACAGGGATAAGCATTCGATCTGCAAGTACTGGAGAAACCCTATATGAACATAATGGAGATGTTCGTATGAGGCCCGCTTCAAATATGAAGCTTTTTACTGCAGCAGCAGCGTTATCTGTCTTAGGTGAAGACTATCAATTTAAGACGGAAATAAGAACAGATGGAAAGAGAGAAGAAAACGTCCTAAAAGGAAACCTGTATTTAAAAGGTTTTGGTGATCCCACACTCCTAATAGAAGATCTCAATCAAATGGCTAAAGATATTGTAAATTCCGGTATCAAGATTATTGAGGGCGACATGATTGGTGATGACAGCAGGTACGACGATGTTCGTTTATCACCTGATTTAATTTGGAGCGATGAGTACGCCTATTATGGCTCTCAAATTTCAGCACTAACCTTATCACCGAATAAAGATTTTGCTTCTGGGACGATTTCGGTAGAGGTTTCTCCAGGAGGAAAAGTAGGAGATCCTGTAAACATTCAACTTTCAAACAAAACAAGCGATATAAACATTATCAATGAGGCAGTAACCACATCGCCTGATGGTGAAACAGGCCTTACAATTGACCGAAAACACGGGTCAAATACGATCATCGTTAAGGGTTTTCTTCCTATCGAAGCAAAACTTGAAAAAGAGTTGATCGCAGTTTGGGAACCGACGCAATTTGTTCTTGATCTCTTTAAGCAAGAATTAGAGAAACAAGGAATTAACGTTTTAAGAACAGCTAAGGTTGGTGTGACACCTAAGGATACAATTACCCTTACAAGTCATCGGTCTATTCCATTGTCTGAGCTTCTCATACCTTTTATGAAACTTAGTAATAACGGGCATGCGGAAGTCTTAGTTAAGGAAATGGGGAAAATAGAAAAAGGCGAAGGAAGTTGGGAAAAGGGATTAGAAGTGTTAAATGAACAGCTGTCAAAATTAGACGTGAATTCAGATACATTAGTCATTAGAGATGGTTCCGGTATTTCTCATGTAAACTTAATTCCAGCTAATGAAATATCTAAGCTTTTGTATCATATTCAAAAGGAAAAGTGGTTTCCTGTTTTCTTAAAATCGTTACCTGTCACCGGTAATAGTGACAGAATGATTGGTGGTACATTGAGAAGAAGGATGGAATCCCTAAACGTAAAAGCAAAAACAGGAACACTTTCTACCGTTTCTTCCTTATCTGGTTACGTGGAAACACCAAAAGGAAACACACTGATTTTTTCCATTCTGTTAAATCATTTACTTGATGAAGATAAAGGAAAAGAAATCGAGGATAAAATCGTAGAAATCATAGCAAACCAATAA
- a CDS encoding bifunctional diguanylate cyclase/phosphodiesterase — MQLNKFKNMTLFWKTYFLNIALIGAVFAGLLLVAWFILPNLSQERNKEITDQTSERIKTELTELYEGFHSLAFHIESHRYFESDYISELNKEMEQIISLSPVIDSGLILNKGGETLAHYPSDLNVFNYINLSDRHYFQKALKTKESYLSDVIIEDTNRPGLALTIPILDEHNNVFRVASFYIRLTENNILHTTTHRIDLGGGGFIYIVDQNGVILSHPDKNRIGEDVSSNFVIRQLADRKSGYEKVIDNEIEMYASYVHIPDVNWGVVAQIPVTSTQEEFSAFRDSLLVLYVFILIPLFFIIGIFTKRMVKPIQELHRAVNNIKKGKLNQEVKHTDNSEIGQLLNNFNEMVKSLKQGRKDLKLKENLLKDQKDFLRTIIDKNPNYIFARNRNGEFTIANKALADLYGTTVKELLGKTEWHLNPNKDQVNRFIEQDEWVIEKGEELFVPEHKIIDSEGNDVWIQITKIPIFSSSGEVEEVLCVSNDLTERMEKEKEIEYQAYHDNLTKLPNRAFFQERLTDILNGSINKQLAIMFLDVDGFKKVNDSLGHSYGDYLLQMIAERLRGCIGEGDMIARMGGDEFTIILPNIDSVSYPEKVAKCIINTLKEPFWVDEYELIITSSIGISVYPDNGTNAETLVKNADTAMYHAKENGKNQYHFFIEEMSSLSFEKLKIESDLRKALQNNEFKLFYQPKLDLQTGEIVGMEGLLRWDSQYFGLVRPEKFIPIAEETGLIRDLGEWILIEGCRQNKLWQDEGNDPLRVALNLSIRQLLDPNFLQIVKSTLNRTGLEPHWLELEITESTLMDNEETVIEILQALKDLGIYISIDDFGTGYSSLSYLKRLPVNALKIDKSFISEIPISLDDQSLTKGIVAMAHSLNLKVIAEGVENEDQVEFLKSVKCDEIQGYFISRPLPPKSFEALVFKEQQNTLI, encoded by the coding sequence ATGCAATTAAATAAATTCAAAAATATGACGTTGTTTTGGAAAACTTATTTTTTAAATATTGCTTTAATCGGTGCTGTATTTGCAGGGCTATTGCTAGTAGCTTGGTTCATACTCCCTAATCTTTCACAAGAAAGAAATAAAGAGATTACCGACCAAACATCAGAAAGAATAAAAACAGAATTAACCGAATTATATGAGGGGTTCCATAGTCTAGCGTTTCATATAGAGTCACATAGATATTTTGAAAGTGACTATATATCAGAATTGAATAAAGAGATGGAACAAATCATATCTCTTTCACCAGTCATAGACAGTGGTTTAATTCTAAACAAGGGTGGAGAGACTCTTGCTCATTACCCAAGTGATCTAAACGTATTCAACTATATAAATTTAAGCGATAGACATTATTTCCAAAAAGCTTTAAAGACAAAAGAATCCTATTTGAGCGATGTAATAATAGAGGATACAAATCGGCCCGGATTAGCGCTAACAATTCCAATATTAGATGAACATAACAACGTATTTCGAGTTGCTAGTTTTTATATTCGTCTCACTGAAAATAATATCCTTCACACTACAACCCATCGTATCGATTTAGGGGGTGGGGGGTTCATCTACATTGTCGACCAAAATGGAGTCATTCTTTCTCACCCCGATAAAAATAGGATAGGAGAAGATGTTAGTTCTAATTTTGTCATCCGTCAATTAGCAGATCGAAAATCCGGGTATGAGAAAGTCATTGACAATGAAATCGAAATGTACGCTTCTTATGTTCACATACCAGATGTTAACTGGGGTGTCGTAGCTCAAATCCCCGTTACGAGCACTCAAGAAGAATTTTCAGCTTTCAGAGATTCATTACTAGTTTTGTATGTATTTATTTTGATCCCGTTATTTTTCATTATTGGGATTTTTACAAAACGTATGGTGAAGCCCATCCAAGAGCTACACCGAGCTGTAAACAACATAAAAAAGGGAAAATTGAATCAAGAAGTAAAACATACAGACAATTCAGAGATCGGTCAGTTATTAAATAATTTTAATGAGATGGTTAAATCTTTAAAACAAGGAAGAAAAGATTTAAAACTTAAAGAAAATCTTTTAAAAGATCAAAAAGATTTTCTACGAACAATCATAGATAAGAATCCAAACTATATATTCGCAAGGAATCGTAATGGTGAATTTACGATTGCAAACAAAGCACTTGCTGATTTATATGGAACGACTGTTAAAGAATTGCTAGGAAAAACAGAGTGGCATCTCAACCCAAATAAAGATCAAGTAAATAGATTCATCGAACAAGATGAATGGGTCATTGAAAAAGGAGAAGAATTATTTGTCCCAGAACATAAAATTATCGACAGCGAAGGTAACGATGTATGGATACAAATAACCAAAATACCGATTTTTTCTTCATCAGGGGAAGTAGAAGAGGTTCTGTGTGTTTCAAATGATTTAACAGAACGAATGGAAAAAGAAAAAGAAATTGAATACCAGGCATACCACGATAATTTAACAAAACTTCCTAATAGGGCTTTCTTTCAAGAACGATTAACAGATATTTTAAATGGTTCTATAAACAAACAATTGGCGATCATGTTCTTAGATGTCGACGGATTCAAAAAGGTCAATGATAGTTTAGGTCATTCTTACGGAGATTATTTACTACAAATGATCGCTGAGCGATTAAGAGGTTGTATAGGAGAAGGAGATATGATAGCTAGGATGGGAGGGGACGAGTTTACAATAATCCTTCCTAATATAGACTCCGTTTCATACCCAGAAAAAGTAGCGAAATGTATCATAAATACACTTAAAGAGCCTTTTTGGGTGGATGAATATGAGCTTATTATTACTTCCAGCATCGGAATAAGTGTTTATCCTGATAATGGAACGAATGCAGAAACTTTAGTTAAAAATGCTGACACCGCAATGTATCACGCCAAAGAGAACGGAAAAAACCAATATCATTTTTTTATTGAAGAAATGAGTAGTTTATCATTTGAAAAGTTAAAGATAGAGTCCGATCTCCGAAAAGCACTGCAAAATAATGAATTCAAGCTTTTCTACCAACCAAAATTAGACCTTCAAACAGGTGAAATAGTAGGTATGGAAGGACTACTTCGGTGGGATAGTCAATACTTTGGCCTCGTTCGCCCTGAAAAGTTCATTCCTATCGCTGAAGAGACTGGGTTGATTCGAGATTTAGGCGAATGGATATTGATAGAAGGGTGTAGACAAAATAAATTATGGCAAGATGAAGGCAACGATCCTTTACGTGTTGCTTTAAACTTATCTATACGCCAACTGCTAGATCCTAATTTTTTGCAAATTGTAAAAAGCACATTAAACAGAACTGGATTAGAACCGCATTGGTTAGAGCTTGAGATAACTGAAAGTACTTTAATGGATAACGAAGAGACTGTTATTGAAATTCTGCAAGCACTAAAAGATTTAGGTATTTATATCTCAATTGATGACTTCGGTACAGGATATTCTTCATTAAGTTATCTTAAGCGCCTACCGGTAAATGCATTAAAAATAGATAAAAGTTTTATCAGTGAAATACCAATTAGCCTAGATGACCAATCACTGACAAAAGGGATCGTTGCGATGGCACATAGTTTAAACTTAAAAGTGATAGCAGAAGGGGTCGAGAATGAAGACCAGGTTGAATTCTTGAAATCGGTAAAGTGTGATGAAATTCAAGGATACTTCATCAGCAGACCTTTACCTCCTAAAAGTTTTGAAGCACTCGTTTTTAAGGAGCAGCAGAACACTTTGATATAA